In Deltaproteobacteria bacterium, the following proteins share a genomic window:
- a CDS encoding CoA-binding protein: MNRFFYPSSIAVFGVADHSRNLAKNIVGQSLEFGYKGAIYPVGRESGTVHGKTIISDPWALPGGIDLAVILVPARFVADTLRICGEKGIVRAVISTGGFRELGEAGRQAEREMIDAAGRYKIRFIGPNCIGVICPGSGLSTPFNPMQPGRFKKGPVGIIVQSGGVTTQSAYCFSEEYIGFSKVISVGNKLDLDEIDFVRYLLQDEETEQIHMYVESIQDGRELLRLARESSKPFVVFKSNVSRTASDIAYSHTAALSNNDAVVDGALKQGGIVRVEDLHQMTLAAKVLRLPPLKGERLAVISMSGGFAVILGDACERYGFTCPPLPPELMKKIEGFRRAGVIRMSNPMDFGDVHDIRALAFTLEHCLALEDIDGLVLSFMYEPEMVKMFGDGIGTPEQMLNFAARLSREHNKPIALSFFAERRHIEDFKRLNTFPVFNDPVESVRALRLLRDYWRGRD, from the coding sequence ATGAACCGATTTTTCTATCCTTCCAGCATCGCCGTCTTCGGCGTGGCCGACCATTCCAGGAATCTGGCCAAGAATATCGTGGGCCAGTCCCTGGAATTCGGTTACAAGGGGGCGATCTATCCGGTGGGGCGCGAGTCGGGGACGGTGCACGGAAAGACCATCATCTCCGATCCCTGGGCCTTGCCCGGGGGGATCGATCTGGCGGTGATCCTGGTCCCTGCCCGGTTTGTGGCGGACACACTCCGTATCTGCGGTGAAAAGGGGATCGTCCGGGCCGTCATTTCCACCGGCGGATTCCGGGAACTGGGGGAAGCGGGGCGTCAGGCGGAAAGGGAGATGATCGATGCGGCCGGACGCTACAAGATCCGATTCATCGGGCCCAACTGCATCGGCGTCATCTGTCCCGGATCAGGTCTTTCCACGCCGTTCAATCCGATGCAGCCCGGGCGCTTCAAAAAGGGTCCGGTGGGCATCATCGTTCAGAGCGGGGGCGTCACCACCCAGTCGGCCTACTGCTTTTCTGAAGAGTATATCGGATTTTCAAAGGTCATCAGTGTGGGCAACAAACTGGACCTGGATGAGATCGATTTTGTAAGATATCTCCTTCAGGATGAAGAGACCGAACAGATCCACATGTACGTCGAGAGCATTCAGGATGGGAGGGAACTACTACGGCTGGCCAGGGAATCGTCGAAACCGTTTGTTGTCTTCAAGTCCAACGTGAGCAGGACCGCATCGGACATCGCCTATTCCCACACCGCGGCCCTTTCCAACAACGACGCCGTCGTGGACGGGGCCTTGAAACAGGGCGGGATCGTGCGGGTGGAGGACCTTCACCAGATGACCCTGGCCGCCAAGGTCCTCCGGCTTCCTCCGCTCAAAGGGGAACGGCTGGCGGTCATCTCCATGTCCGGCGGCTTTGCCGTCATCCTGGGGGATGCGTGCGAGCGATACGGCTTCACCTGTCCGCCGCTTCCGCCCGAACTCATGAAAAAGATCGAGGGATTCCGAAGGGCCGGGGTCATCCGCATGTCCAACCCGATGGATTTCGGCGACGTCCACGACATCCGGGCACTGGCATTCACCCTGGAGCACTGCCTGGCCCTGGAGGATATTGACGGGCTCGTCCTCTCGTTCATGTACGAGCCTGAGATGGTGAAGATGTTCGGCGACGGGATCGGCACCCCCGAACAGATGTTGAATTTCGCCGCAAGACTCTCCCGGGAGCACAACAAACCGATCGCCCTCAGCTTTTTCGCTGAAAGGCGGCATATCGAGGACTTCAAGCGGCTGAACACATTCCCGGTTTTCAATGATCCGGTGGAGAGTGTCCGGGCCCTCCGCCTGCTGAGGGATTACTGGCGGGGAAGGGACTGA
- a CDS encoding MBL fold metallo-hydrolase, translated as MNTIIPIRKDLFFIQRGWLNGNHFVFDGHTKALIDTGYKGDLETTLRLIEQTGFNIADTRMIIGTHGHCDHIGGNRTIQQETGCRIMMHPVEKFFMDHRNDWFTWWRYYDQEADFYHVTDTLEHGACFRLDDLQLQVIHTPGHASGGIALYAPEEEFLISGDALWDGDIGALTPRIEGNNCLFLALQSLDRLSPLKVRKVFPGHGPAFTDFSAALARTRARLERFIKDPALMGLDQIKKILVYILMMKKGFRRDGFFDYLVQMSWFRETVDIFFDGDYRRTYDRIITDFLDKGIVVIDRETYQTTVHP; from the coding sequence ATGAACACGATTATTCCCATAAGAAAAGACCTCTTCTTTATTCAGCGGGGATGGCTGAACGGCAACCATTTTGTGTTTGACGGCCACACCAAGGCCTTGATCGACACGGGGTATAAGGGCGATCTGGAAACCACCCTCCGGCTCATCGAACAGACCGGATTTAATATTGCGGACACCCGGATGATCATCGGCACCCACGGTCATTGCGACCATATCGGCGGCAATCGGACGATCCAGCAGGAGACCGGCTGCCGGATCATGATGCACCCTGTTGAGAAGTTTTTCATGGACCACCGGAACGACTGGTTCACATGGTGGCGGTATTATGACCAGGAGGCCGATTTCTACCACGTCACGGACACGCTCGAACACGGGGCCTGTTTCAGACTGGACGACCTTCAACTCCAGGTAATTCATACCCCGGGGCATGCCTCCGGCGGCATCGCCCTGTATGCCCCGGAAGAGGAATTCCTGATCTCCGGGGACGCCCTCTGGGACGGCGACATCGGCGCGCTGACACCTCGGATCGAGGGCAACAACTGCCTCTTCCTGGCCCTTCAAAGCCTGGACAGGCTCTCCCCGCTCAAGGTCCGGAAGGTATTCCCGGGGCACGGGCCGGCGTTCACCGATTTCAGCGCGGCCCTGGCGCGAACCCGTGCCAGGCTGGAGAGATTCATCAAAGATCCCGCTCTCATGGGCCTCGATCAGATCAAAAAAATCCTCGTCTATATTCTGATGATGAAGAAGGGATTTCGCCGGGACGGCTTTTTTGACTACCTCGTGCAGATGTCCTGGTTTCGGGAAACCGTGGACATCTTCTTTGATGGGGATTATAGAAGGACATACGACAGGATAATTACGGATTTTCTGGACAAGGGGATTGTGGTCATCGACCGGGAGACGTATCAAACCACGGTTCACCCGTAA